The DNA window TGTTAAACCAAAGGTTTCCATGAACGCGTCATAGTAAAACGAACGGAAATAGGGCAGCGTATAGATAAATGAGCCCGACATCGTCAATACAATCAGCGTAACAAGATTTTTCTTCAGTTTAGAACCTTCTTCCATAAAACGTTCCTCCTTCTTTTTTCATAAATTCTATCAAAAAAATCAGGAGTGCCAAGTTCCAGTCCAAAACCGTTTTTAGGGCCATTTGGGCACAAATCAGGCAGACGCCAGTTAGTAAAAACAAGCGTCTGCCTGATAGTTCCACAAAAAAACGGGGGCCAGATTTAAATTTTCGTATGTACCATTCTTAGTCAGCTTCCAGCCTGCTGAGTTCCATCCCCTTTTTAAGAAGCTGTATCCCTTCCTCGATCTGCTCATCCGACGCGGAAGAAAAGGAGAGCCGCAGGTAATTTTCTCCCTTCTGCCCTTCAGGGAAATAGATGCTTCCGGGAGTGATTAAAAGTCCTGTCCGCTCGCAGACGGCGGTCAGTCTCATGTCATTCAGGCACTTTTCTATCTTTACCCAGACACACAGCCCGCGTTCCGGCACGGAAAAGGAAAGATTCGGGATTCTGGACAGGCAGCTGCACATCCGATCCCGCTTCTGCCTGTAAAACTCCCTGAGGAACTGCACATGACGTTCATAAAACCCCCTCTCGATAAACCTTGCCCAAAGATACTGCCCTAAGCTGTTCAGAAAAAGCTGATCCTTATTCACGATCCGGTGGTACATTCCGATTACACTGTCCGGCGCCGCCAGATATGCGAGCCTCACCCCGGGATAGAAGGACAGGCCGGCCGTATCCAGATAGATAACGGAATTGTTTTGATCCATTGAAAAAAGGCTGGGCAGTCTTTTTTCGCTGTAGTAAAAGTCATACAGGGAATCATCCTCGAGAACCGGAATATTATAATCTCTGGCACAGGATAAAAGGCGTTTCCGTTTCTCAATCCCCATCGTACATCCGGTTGGAGTATGGCAATTGGGCATGGTATAAATCAGCTTGGGCCTGTACTGCCGTACAAGCGTCTCCAGTCTGTCAATTTGAATGCCGTCCTCCTCGACGGGGACAAACAAAAGCCTGGCGCCCACGTGGAGGAAAATATTCACAACGGTTGGATCCGCCGGTTCCTCCAGGATTACGCAGTCTCCTTTTTCCAGATACATAAAGGCAATATTGTTGATTGCCTCAAAGGTTTCCCCAACAATCTGGATATTACGCGGCTTTACGTAGATATTTCTGGTGAACAGCATTTCCGATAAATTATTCCGCAGTCTTTCTGTTCCCTGGGGCGGGCAGAACCAGAACGGTTCCGTCATGTCCCCGTCGATGATTTCCTGCATCAGCTGTTTCAAAAATTCCATGGGCAGCGCTTCCTTATTCACAAGCAGTGCTGCAAATGAAATTTTATCGTCATTATAGGAAGAGTGGTACATTTCCTCAAAGCGGATCTGGGCACTTGTAAAATGATAGTTGAAGTTCTTATCGGTGGAAGAGAACATGGAAGGCAGCTTTTTTGCCCTGTCGGATGTATCCGGCCTGGGGGCAACAAAATAGCCGCAGGGTGTCTGCCTCGACGAAATCACCAAACCCTCCGCAATCAGGGTTTCATAGGCCCTGACTACCGTATTCCGGTGTACGCCGAGGCGCCCGGCCAGCCGCCGTTCCGAGAGAAGCTTAAAGTTTTCCGGAAGCTCTCCGCTCAAAATTTTGTCTTTGATTATCAGAGTTATCTGCATATACAGGGGAGTCGAACTGTTGTAATTTAAATCTATCTCCATACCGCACCTCGTATCTGACTTTTTCAATAGAAACTGTTCGTACTTCCTGTACTATATCCCATTCCCCTCTATTTGTCATCTGGAATTTTTATGCCGGCAGCCGGCCTTCTTTCAGGAGAGATTGCCCAGCAGCCGTGAAAGGAATGGCGTTTTCACATTTCAGTAGCAGGGGTCAGTGTCGGAAACAGGGAATTTTATAAGGACACAGCCGTCTGGAAAGGCTGAAAATCCTTGTTTTACAAGGTATTTTGCGCATTATAGAAATTCTCTATGAACATGAGAGAATTCCGGTATTAGACTTTTGAGGCCACGGCATATATACTGAAATTACCGTAAGGACGAGGTAAAAGGTCAAATATCCCGCAGCAAATTACGGAGCATTTGACCCCGCGGGCAGCCGCCGGTTGGCCATGCAGACATGGCCGGCAGACTCACTGTTTCCGCGAGAAAAAACAATATAGTGTAAAGGAGATTTTTGTTATGGCAAAAGAAGTAACCCCAGAGCAGATCCAGATGATCGAAGAAATGGTAGCACGCGCACGCGTTGCAGCCGACATTATCGCTACATATGACCAGGAGCGCGTTGACCGCCTCTGCCAGGCTGTCGCAGCCGCCGTATGCGATATGAAAGTATGGGCGCCAATCTGTGACGAGGCTGTTGATGAGACATCCCTCGGCGACAAAGTCACAAAGAGAAACAAACGCAACAAAATCAAACTCATCCTGAGAGACTGCCTCCGCGCTAAGAGCGTCGGCATCATCGAGGAGAATAAAGAAAAAGGCCTTGTGAAATATGCAAAACCAGTCGGCGTTATCGCTTCCCTGGTTCCAACCACAAACCCATGTTTAACACCGGCCGGACAGATTATCTACGCGATCAAGGCAAGAGACGTAATCATCTGCTCCCCGCATCCACGTGCTAAAAACGTAACCAACAAGTGTATCGATATCATCCGTGAAGTGCTTGTACGCGAAGGCGCGCCGGCCGACATCATCCAGGGTATCAAAGAGCCGTCCATCTCCCTGACCAACGAGCTGATGAAACGCGCAGACCTGATCATCGCAACAGGCGGCCGCCCAATGGTTAAATCCGCTTACTCCGCAGGTGTTCCTGCATACGGTTCAGGTGCAGGAAACGCAACCGTCATCATCGATGATACCTGCAACACACCGGAGCGTCAGAAAGAGGCAGCCAGCAACACACGTATTTCCAAGACATCCGACTTCGGTTCAGGCTGCTCCTGCGACGGAAACCTGGTTATCCATGAGTCCATTTATGATGACTTCGTAAAAGCTCTGGTAGAAGAGGGCGCATACCTTGCCAACGAGGAAGAGGCAGAGATGCTTAAGAAGGTTATGTGGGATGAGACAGGCCACCGTCTGCCGCAGACCGTAGCCATCAGCCCACAGAAGCTGGCTATGATCGCCGGATTCGAGATTCCGGAAGACCGCAAGTTCATCGCAGTAACAGGCGGCGGAATCAATGAGATTGGAAAAGAGTTCTTCTTCTCCAGCGAGAAACTGACCACCCTGTTAAGCCTCTTCAAGTATGAGGGAGAGTTTGAGAATGCCCTGACCATGATGCAGGCCATCTTCAACGTAGGCGGAAAGGGCCATTCCTGTGGTATCTACTCCTTCGACGACGAGCACATCCACAGACTTGGAATGGCAGCTCCTGTATCCCGTATCATGGTACGCCAGCCAAACAACAGAGGTAACTCCGGTTCCTCCACAAACGGAATGCCTCCGACATCATCCATGGGCTGCGGAACATGGGGAGGAAACATTGTTTCCGAGAACATCGCATTAAAGCACTACATGAACACGACATGGGTAGCACGTCCTCTTCCGGAAGATATGCCGTCCAATGAAGAACTGTTCGGTGACTTCTTCAAACCGGGTATGGACGAAGAATAAGAGCCTGGAAAACAGGAGTCTGCAGTAAAATAAGATTGATAGTGAAAAGTGATAGTAAAGCATTAAGACTCAGATCGTGAATGAATAAAAACGCCTTCCCACCTGGAAAGGGCAGGGCGTACGGACTGGAGCACCCCCTCACGTGTTTCAGGCCGTTAACAACAAAGACAGGTTGCAGAGCAGCGGACAGCTCTGCAGCCTGTTTTCGTTGTTGTTATTAACGGCACTCCGGCGGGGAGATATCGTGCCGCCATAATTGACAGATACTGGAAACTGCAATATACTTTAACAAAAACAGAACAATCCGCGCCGCACCGCGGGGAGACCCTGAAAAAAAGAGGATTTTGAAAGGAAAACTCACATGAAGCATACCTGTATCGTCATATCGGTGGCGGATGTCAACGCCGCGAGGAAGTTTTACGAAGATTTATTCGGACTGGAGGTTTATCAGGATTATGGCATCAATATTTCGTTTACCTGCGGTTTAGCCCTTCAGCAGGATTTTGACTGGCTTGTGAATCTGCCGAAAGAGAAAGTGATGAAGAATTCCAATAATATGGAAATCTGCTTTGAAGAAACGGACTTTGACGGCTTTATGGAGAAACTTAAAGCGTATCCTGACATTGAATATCTGGGAGAAGTGGTTGAGCACGGCTGGGGCCAGCGCGTCGTCAGATTCTATGATTTGGACGGCCATATAATTGAAGTGGGCGAGGATATGAAAATGGTAATTAACCGTTTTCTCGCTTCCGGCATGACGATGGAGGAGGTATCGGTGAGAATGGACGCTTCGGTTGAAGACTTGACAAAGCTTCTTAAAGCATAAATAAAAAACAGAGCGCTTTGCCTTACCGGATGCCGGTAACGGAGCGCTCTGTTTTTTTATTGAGTGGCAATGAAAAGTCCGCGAAGCGTGCTTTTCGTTGTTGATAATTAATCGAAATGATTCATATAAAATTTTCGGTTTTTCCTTATACATACTTTATTCACGACTTTGGCTGCTGACCGGGAACCTGTTTTGGCTCCTGCCTACATATGGTGGATGAAGGTAGAAAGAAGGTCGGCCGGAAGCTGTCCCGGAGCCGATGATTTACCAGCGGTTCCGAAGGTGATGCAGGAGCCGAAGACGCTGCCGCACACACGGCTTACCGCGCCCTGTCCGCCCATGGACATGGTGACGACCGGAGTCTCTTTGTGCTCCTCGTGCATGGTCAGGGTGGCGTCGAGCAGAGTCAGGACATCCCTTGCGCTCTGCGGTGTAACTGCAAATTTAACAATGTCTGCGCCAAGCTGCTGCATCTGGCAGAGATGGTGCACAATCCTGTCTTTAGAAGGCGTGGAAGAGAAGTCATGAAGGGAGCCTACAATCTTTGCCCCGGATTCATGGGCGGCATCCCGGATGACGGCCATCGTATCGTCGCCTCTGGACAGTTCCACGTCGATCAGATCCACAAGGCCGCTGCGGGCCGCGGAAGTGAGAACGCCTATGTAGTCCTCGGTGGAAATCTCCAGCTTGCCTCCTTCCACACTCGTTCTGATGGTAAAGAGGATTGGAGCGTCACCTAACTGTTCGCGGAGATATGTCATGGCCTTAAATCGGAATTCATAATCTTCAATATCTTTATAAAAATCGGCACGCCATTCAACAAGGTCAAAGGGAGCGCTTTTCATTTTTTCAACGGATTCTTTCAGTTCTTCAAAGTTTGTATCCGTAAGCGGGATACAGATTTTCGGGATTCCTTCTCCGAATACGACATTTCTGATTTTTACGGTTTCTGACATGGCAATTTTCTCCTAAATAAATTAAAACAAAGGGTTCTGTTAAATGTTGGTTACAGTATAAATGCAGATCCGATTTAAGTCAAGAGTTTTTTGCGTTAAACTATTAAAAATTAATGCGCTAAAGTGTTGACCAATCTATGAATAAAACAGATGGGTTGGTGAAAACGTTCAATTGGATATTTTACTCATTATTCGGTATGATACTACTATAAAACAGTGCTTGATATGAACAAAGTAATTAAAAGCAAAAGGAGAGGTAAAGATGACAAAGAATGTAAAGCCGGTTGTAATCGGAACAATAGGGGCAGGTTATGCTGCGTACCTGCACGGCAACGGATATGAGAAAGTAAGCGGCGTCCCGGTACGCCTGAAAACCATCTGCGACGTGAAACTGGAACTGGCTGAAAAGGTGAAAGAGCGCTACGGCTATGAGCAGGCAGTCACCAGCTACGAGGAGATGTTAAAGGATCCCGAGATCGATGTGATCGATATTGTGACGCCTCCATTCCTTCACTGCTCCATGGCTATCCAGGCTTTAAAGGCCGGTAAGCATGTCATCTGCGAAAAACCTCTGACCGGATATTTTGGAGAGCGCGGTGAAGAAAACGTAGGTAAGAATACACCAAAGTTCAAAATGTTTGAGGAAGTTATGAAAACAATGGACGAGCTAAAAAAGGTCGTGGACGAATGCGGTAAAAAGTTTCTCTATGCGGAGAACTTCGTATATGCAACTCCGGTACAGAAAGCGGCAGAGATTCTGCGCGCCAAGAAGAGCAAAGTGCTTTTCATGAAGGGGGAGGAGAGCCTGAAAGGTTCCAGTTCCCCGCTTGCCGGCAAATGGAACGGAACAGGCGGCGGCACATTAATCCGTACGGGCTGCCATCCGCTGTCCGGTATGCTGTGGTTAAAACAGCAGGAGGCCGGGGCGCGCGGCGAGAAGATCACTGTTAAGAGCGTAACGGCGGACTGCGGCGTTGCTACCGCATGCCTGACGGAAGATGAACACCGCCATATCTCCGCACGTCCCGAGGACGTTGAGGATTTCGGCACCGTAACCGTTACATTCTCCGACGGGACAAAGTGCATGACAATCGCCAGCGACACCGTGCTCGGCGGTACCAAGAACTACATAGAAGTATACAGCAATGACAATGCCCTGATGTGCAACATCACTCCTACCGACATCCTGAACACCTATTTCCTGGATGAGGACGGCCTGGAGGACGTAACCATCTCCGAGATGCTCCCGGCAAAACTCGGATGGAACAAGGCATTTGTATCCGATGAGATTATCCGCGGTTACATGGGAGAGCTGCAGGATTTCGTGGAGACCATTGCTTACGATAAGACTCCATCCTCCGATTTTGCACTGGCTTATGAGACGATGAAAGTTGTTTATGCCGCTTATCAGTCCGCTGAAGAAGGACGCAGGATTGATTTCTAATATTTGTTTACGTTGAGATGAGGTCCAGCCCTCATCAAAAAAGAGAGAAGCTTCGCTCCGGTTCATACCCGGTGTGTGGGCTTCTCTTTTTTTTATCGAAAATTACGTTCTATGAATCAAAAAACGCTCCGCGACGGTGCACATACCGCGCAGAGGTAAACAGTTGCTGGAGCAATCGTGCGGTAGCGCAAGAATCCCGCGAGTAGGATTCGCTATTCCTTTGTTATACCTCCAAACGTTCGGGACGGAACTCCCTGATCAGGGTAATCCATTCCTCCATAAAGGGAGGGAGCCATTTATCCCGGCAGTAAAGCACCTGGCTGTAATAGGTTTGTGGCGGGACATCCGCGTTCACTTTCGCCAGGCGGTTCTGCTGGAGCATTTCCATCACCGAATACTCGGGCAGGAAGGCAGCTCCGATTCCCGTGCCGATCAGTTCCCCGATTGCGGCCGTGCTGTCCACGATCAACGTGTGTTTTAGCATCAGGCCGTGTGAAAAGGCCAGACGGCTCAGTTTTCCGTAACAGGTGCCCGACAGTTCGGTCACGACAAAGGGATAGGCCAGCAGTTCTTCCAGAGTGACGCCGGTTTTTTGGGCCAGTTCGTGATCGGGAGCCGTGACAAAAACCAGGTTTTCCTTCCGTTTATAACCGCAGTGCAGATCGGGATCCGTATTAAGCTCCCCGGAAATGTAAATCATATCCAGCTGTCCCTGTTTAAGCAGAGTCCGGAGATCGGACAACTGCCCTATTTTTAATTGAATTTCGATATTCTTATAGCGTTCTTGAAAGCGCGGAAAAATATGAAGCGTAGCGGCGGAAAGCAGGGATTCCAGGATTCCGATCCGCAGGCTGCCGTTCATTTCTTCCGGCTTTTTTCCCAGATTATTGACCTGCATCATCGTCTGCAGGATGTTATTGGCATAGGCATAAAAGTTTTCACCGTAGGCAGTCAGGGATATCTTTTTACCGATTCGGTCAAAGAGAGGAAACCCCAGCTCCTTTTCCAGTTGCTGGATTTGCATAGTTACGGTGGACTGCACATAATTCAGTTCACAGGCGGCTCTTGTAAAGCTTTTCAGCTCAACCACCCGGATAAAGGTCTGTAAGACTCGTATATTCATAAGACTCCTATATCAAATTATTTGATAATTAACATCAAAAACCATCGTTGGACAAATATATACTACCATATTAGAATTAGCGTGTAAACAGATTACAGTTTATACACTTTTTAGAACTACTATTTAGAACTCAGGAGGGTATTTAAGATGATGGGAGACATGGAGTATTTAAAGGATATGCCGATTGCCGTTTTGGGCGGCGGAGCCGTAGGCAAGACATGTGCAGCCGACATGAAGCTGGCTGGGCGGGAGGTCCGCCTCTTCGACATGATGCCGTTTGCCGAAAACACGCTGGCAAACCTGGACAAAACGGGAATTTTGCTGGATGGCGTGCAGCGCAACCTGTACTGCTTCGAGCGTTCGGGAAGAGCTTATCTGGATCTGGTGAGCAGCGATATGAAGACGGTTGTAAAGGGAGCCGGCCTGATTGTGGTCGCGGTTCCGGCCTTTGCCCATGAGCCGTTTTTCCGTGAACTCGTTCCTCTTCTCGAGGACGGCCAGGTGGTACATATATTCACCGACAATTACGGCACCTTGATACTGCGGCGGCTAATGCGTGAGATGGGCTGCACAAAGAAGGTGATTATTGGTGGATGGTCCTCTGCCCCCTACGGGACACGTATCGAGACGGTCGGCAAATTTGTTTTTCCGCATGTGGGCGTAAAGTACCGTGCGATTACACTGCGCGGAGCTTCTCTGCCCATGTCAGATATCGACGCTTTTATGGAATCATCCAGGTACCTGCCCTGTATTGATGCCGTGACGTACGGCAACGGACCGGAGGCCGGCGTTACCGTACTGGATACCGGATTCGCCAATATCAATCCCGTTATCCATGTTCCGGCAACGGTTCTGGGCGTATCGACGATGGAAAACTGGGGTGTTATCTTTGGCGGATATGATAAGAACAGTTATTCCATGTACTGCCACGGACTGTGTCCATCCATCTGCGAGGTACAGTACCAGTTTTTTGAGGAGGAGAAAGCGCTGGCAAAGGCCATTGGAGTCGGGACGCCGGAATATGCGTATGAGTCCTTCTTTTCACGTCGCAGCGTACTGACACAGGAATACATGGGACTTGATAAAGATGGGAAAGATAATGTCGTATTTCCGTTAGATAAACCTTCCGACGAAGGAAATACAGGACCTAACAGCATCAATCACAGGTATCTGACAGAGGATGTGCCGGTCGGCTGCAAGATTTACCATGATTTGGGAGTCCAATACGGTGTGCCGACCCCGGTGATCGATTCGATGATTATCCTGGCGGGCGCGATGCACAAGAAGAATTTCTTTGAGACAAGCAGGTATAATCTTGCATATCTTGGAATTGATCATATGTCCAGGACAGAACTTTTAAATTATTTGAACGAGGGGATTTATGAACGCTGATTAACGAAAATCGGCACAGATGAAAATGGGGTAGGGGGAAATTTTTATGGTAATTGAACTGGATATCATTCAAACACTGGCGGTCGCGGTAGTTGTCCTTTTTATAGGAAGATTTGTAAAAAAATATGTTAAATGCCTGGAGCGGCTGTGCATTCCCGATCCAGTGGTCGGCGGCATTATTTTTTCACTTCTGATGCTGGCGGGATATAGTTCGGGAGTCTGTGTCCTTGAGCTGGATACAACACTGCAAAATGTTTTTATGACCGTATTTTTCACTGCGGTCGGCTTTACGTGTGACCTAAAGGTGTTGAAAAAGTATGGAAAAAGGGGGGTCCAATTTACAATCATCGTTTTCCTGCTCGTGATATTCCAGAATATCATCGGCGTCGGATATGCGAAGCTGTTCGGGCTTCACCCGCTGTTGGGACTGTGTACAGGTTCCGCCGCTATGACGGGCGGACATGGAACCGCCGGTTCCTTTGCACCGCTGTTTGAAGAGCTTTACGGCTGTGACGGAGCGATGACGGTAGGTATGGCGGCCGCAACCTCCGGGCTTGTGTCAGGCGGTTTAATTGGAGGGCCGGTGGGCAATATCCTTGTGAAAAAGCACCGTCTGGAGGCCGTTGCGTCGGCCCGGAAAGGGGAACAGAGTAGTGTAGCGGCGGAGACAAAACAGGAGGCACCGTTAAGCGCCGAAAATATGTTTCATGCCACGAATCAGATTGTCATATCAATGGGAATCGGTACAATTATTTATATCCTGCTTAAAATGGTAGGCATTACCTTTCCATCCTATGTGGGCGGTATGCTGATGGGAGTCGTGCTCCGCAATATCAGCGCTTATACGGGTAAATTTGAAACGCCCCTTGCGGAGATTGACTGTATCGGCAATATCAGCCTTACCATATTTGTATCAATGGCGCTGATGTCCTTAAAACTCTGGCAGTTGGCTGCTCTGGCACTTCCGATGATTGTGACCCTGGCAACCCAGGTGGCGTTTATCGCACTGTTTATGGTATTTGCCGGTTACTATATCCTGGGCAGGGATTACGATGCCGCCGTGATGGTAACGGGATGCTGCGGCTTCGGCCTTGGCGCTATGCCCAACGGAGTGTCCAACATGCAGGCATTTACAAAACGATGGGGCCCCTCGGATACGGCATTCTTCGTAGTCCCGGGAGTGGGTTCCGTAATTATCGACGTGGTTAACGGGCTTCTGCTCACTACGTTCATGAACTTTCTGGCATAAAGATTTATATAAGAAAGACGGTGAAAAGCGTACCTTGTGTGCCTTTCACCGTCTTTTATGTGCTGCCTCTTTTTTGCCACAAAATTTATGTTGTGGATTTGAGAAAATTATCCTGTTAGACACTGACGGATGGCAATGATATGATAAGCCTATCAAACGTGTACGGGATTTTTACATAATTATGAATAAGCGCTGTCTGGTTATTAGATAATCCTGCAATGAATGGAAGGAGTGGAGAGTAGATTGGAAATCGGTATTGGCATTATCGCTTTTGTTGTTTACATCATATTTGTTATGGTCTGGTATCTGCTGCTGAAGCGGAGTATTGCGGAGGCCATGCTTCTGGGACTTATTATTGTCTGTGCCTTTAACGGAGTTACGCAAATCCCTCAGACCTTTATGACCAGTTTAAACAAGGCACTGAAACAGGATGTTATGGCGGCAATCATTTTATTTACGGTAATGGCGTCTATTATGATGCAGACCGGAATTATCACAAGACTTGTCAATATTTTAAATTCAATTCTGGGGCGGTTCCGGGGAGGCCCTGCCTATGTATCGGCTTGTGCCAGCGCAATGTTCGGGATGGTATCCGGCGCCAGCAGTGCCAATGCTGCAACGGTGGGTTCTATCACAATCCCCTGGATGACGGAATCCGGATGGCCGAAAAGTGTGGCGGCTACGATGAATACAGGAAATGCAGGATTGGGAATCTGCATTCCACCGTCCTCCTCTATGTTTCTGATGCTGGGGCTGCCGGTAGTAGCCGGAACGGTGGAAGCAGGTGATCTCTACCTGGCCCTGATGTGCGGAGGCCTGTGGACCCTGGTTTACCGTCTTCTTCTGACCCGTTATTATGTAGGCCGTCACCATATCCCGGCAGTGTCCGCAGAACACATAGTAGGTCTGGGCAGGGCGCTTAAGGCGGGGGGGACTTCCCTGACTATGTTTTTAGGCATCATTATTCCACTGGTTGTGATTACCGGCCCGGTAGGAAAGATGCTGGAGAAGAAAGCCACATTTGGCGAAGATGGTGTCAGCGCCATGAATATCATTATCTGGGTACCGGTGCTGATTATGTTCATCTGTCTGATAGAGGGGCGCAAGCTCCTTCCGAAAACGGCAGAGGGATTTGGTAAACTTCTCGGTTCCACCGCAAAGACCTGCTGTTCTTGCGGCGCGGTGTCACTGTTTGCGATGGCGGGCAGCAATGCCCTCACGGCAACCGGCTTCGGGGACGATTTGACGACTCTCCTTTCGGCCATGGAATTACCAAAAGTAATTATGATTTTAATTATCGGCTTTGTTGTTGCCCTGGTAGCCGGACCGCTTAATGCAACATCCACAACGGTCAGTCTTGGCCCTGTTGCTTATTCTGCTATGGTGGCGGTAGGGGTATCCCCGGTGACTGCAATTGTAGCATTCCTGATTTTTGCTTCCACAGAGGGAGCTTCACCGCCTATGTCCTCGCCCATTTTCGTATCCAGCAGTATTGCCGGTGTGGAGGATGTGAGTGTGATGTTCAAGCCTTTGATATTCCACTATGTCATACCGGTCGTCCTTGTGGGAGTGCTCGTTGCCATGGGAATATTGCCGATAATAGGAGGGTAATTTAGAAATGAAAAAAATATTGAACGGTATTTTTATAGCGTGCCTGTGCACCGCCCTTGCCCTCGCCGCGGCATATGTTGTGCTGGAAGCGGCAGCAGTTATGACTGCAAACGGCAGCCTGACTGTCTGGGCAGAGGCGAACCTGGAGGCTCCAGTATGTATTATGTGTTCAGTGACTGCAATCGTAGCCTTTATCATGAGCTATGTATTTCAGTGGAAATCGGGTGACTGAAAGAGCGCCTGACCTACTTTGTAAAGTGCCGGTCTATGGAACGGGAATAGCTGCGGAAAACCA is part of the [Clostridium] symbiosum genome and encodes:
- a CDS encoding PLP-dependent aminotransferase family protein encodes the protein MEIDLNYNSSTPLYMQITLIIKDKILSGELPENFKLLSERRLAGRLGVHRNTVVRAYETLIAEGLVISSRQTPCGYFVAPRPDTSDRAKKLPSMFSSTDKNFNYHFTSAQIRFEEMYHSSYNDDKISFAALLVNKEALPMEFLKQLMQEIIDGDMTEPFWFCPPQGTERLRNNLSEMLFTRNIYVKPRNIQIVGETFEAINNIAFMYLEKGDCVILEEPADPTVVNIFLHVGARLLFVPVEEDGIQIDRLETLVRQYRPKLIYTMPNCHTPTGCTMGIEKRKRLLSCARDYNIPVLEDDSLYDFYYSEKRLPSLFSMDQNNSVIYLDTAGLSFYPGVRLAYLAAPDSVIGMYHRIVNKDQLFLNSLGQYLWARFIERGFYERHVQFLREFYRQKRDRMCSCLSRIPNLSFSVPERGLCVWVKIEKCLNDMRLTAVCERTGLLITPGSIYFPEGQKGENYLRLSFSSASDEQIEEGIQLLKKGMELSRLEAD
- a CDS encoding aldehyde dehydrogenase family protein, with translation MAKEVTPEQIQMIEEMVARARVAADIIATYDQERVDRLCQAVAAAVCDMKVWAPICDEAVDETSLGDKVTKRNKRNKIKLILRDCLRAKSVGIIEENKEKGLVKYAKPVGVIASLVPTTNPCLTPAGQIIYAIKARDVIICSPHPRAKNVTNKCIDIIREVLVREGAPADIIQGIKEPSISLTNELMKRADLIIATGGRPMVKSAYSAGVPAYGSGAGNATVIIDDTCNTPERQKEAASNTRISKTSDFGSGCSCDGNLVIHESIYDDFVKALVEEGAYLANEEEAEMLKKVMWDETGHRLPQTVAISPQKLAMIAGFEIPEDRKFIAVTGGGINEIGKEFFFSSEKLTTLLSLFKYEGEFENALTMMQAIFNVGGKGHSCGIYSFDDEHIHRLGMAAPVSRIMVRQPNNRGNSGSSTNGMPPTSSMGCGTWGGNIVSENIALKHYMNTTWVARPLPEDMPSNEELFGDFFKPGMDEE
- a CDS encoding VOC family protein, with the protein product MKHTCIVISVADVNAARKFYEDLFGLEVYQDYGINISFTCGLALQQDFDWLVNLPKEKVMKNSNNMEICFEETDFDGFMEKLKAYPDIEYLGEVVEHGWGQRVVRFYDLDGHIIEVGEDMKMVINRFLASGMTMEEVSVRMDASVEDLTKLLKA
- the aroD gene encoding type I 3-dehydroquinate dehydratase translates to MSETVKIRNVVFGEGIPKICIPLTDTNFEELKESVEKMKSAPFDLVEWRADFYKDIEDYEFRFKAMTYLREQLGDAPILFTIRTSVEGGKLEISTEDYIGVLTSAARSGLVDLIDVELSRGDDTMAVIRDAAHESGAKIVGSLHDFSSTPSKDRIVHHLCQMQQLGADIVKFAVTPQSARDVLTLLDATLTMHEEHKETPVVTMSMGGQGAVSRVCGSVFGSCITFGTAGKSSAPGQLPADLLSTFIHHM
- a CDS encoding Gfo/Idh/MocA family oxidoreductase encodes the protein MTKNVKPVVIGTIGAGYAAYLHGNGYEKVSGVPVRLKTICDVKLELAEKVKERYGYEQAVTSYEEMLKDPEIDVIDIVTPPFLHCSMAIQALKAGKHVICEKPLTGYFGERGEENVGKNTPKFKMFEEVMKTMDELKKVVDECGKKFLYAENFVYATPVQKAAEILRAKKSKVLFMKGEESLKGSSSPLAGKWNGTGGGTLIRTGCHPLSGMLWLKQQEAGARGEKITVKSVTADCGVATACLTEDEHRHISARPEDVEDFGTVTVTFSDGTKCMTIASDTVLGGTKNYIEVYSNDNALMCNITPTDILNTYFLDEDGLEDVTISEMLPAKLGWNKAFVSDEIIRGYMGELQDFVETIAYDKTPSSDFALAYETMKVVYAAYQSAEEGRRIDF
- a CDS encoding LysR family transcriptional regulator, translated to MNIRVLQTFIRVVELKSFTRAACELNYVQSTVTMQIQQLEKELGFPLFDRIGKKISLTAYGENFYAYANNILQTMMQVNNLGKKPEEMNGSLRIGILESLLSAATLHIFPRFQERYKNIEIQLKIGQLSDLRTLLKQGQLDMIYISGELNTDPDLHCGYKRKENLVFVTAPDHELAQKTGVTLEELLAYPFVVTELSGTCYGKLSRLAFSHGLMLKHTLIVDSTAAIGELIGTGIGAAFLPEYSVMEMLQQNRLAKVNADVPPQTYYSQVLYCRDKWLPPFMEEWITLIREFRPERLEV
- a CDS encoding NAD/NADP octopine/nopaline dehydrogenase family protein, coding for MGDMEYLKDMPIAVLGGGAVGKTCAADMKLAGREVRLFDMMPFAENTLANLDKTGILLDGVQRNLYCFERSGRAYLDLVSSDMKTVVKGAGLIVVAVPAFAHEPFFRELVPLLEDGQVVHIFTDNYGTLILRRLMREMGCTKKVIIGGWSSAPYGTRIETVGKFVFPHVGVKYRAITLRGASLPMSDIDAFMESSRYLPCIDAVTYGNGPEAGVTVLDTGFANINPVIHVPATVLGVSTMENWGVIFGGYDKNSYSMYCHGLCPSICEVQYQFFEEEKALAKAIGVGTPEYAYESFFSRRSVLTQEYMGLDKDGKDNVVFPLDKPSDEGNTGPNSINHRYLTEDVPVGCKIYHDLGVQYGVPTPVIDSMIILAGAMHKKNFFETSRYNLAYLGIDHMSRTELLNYLNEGIYER
- the gltS gene encoding sodium/glutamate symporter, with the translated sequence MVIELDIIQTLAVAVVVLFIGRFVKKYVKCLERLCIPDPVVGGIIFSLLMLAGYSSGVCVLELDTTLQNVFMTVFFTAVGFTCDLKVLKKYGKRGVQFTIIVFLLVIFQNIIGVGYAKLFGLHPLLGLCTGSAAMTGGHGTAGSFAPLFEELYGCDGAMTVGMAAATSGLVSGGLIGGPVGNILVKKHRLEAVASARKGEQSSVAAETKQEAPLSAENMFHATNQIVISMGIGTIIYILLKMVGITFPSYVGGMLMGVVLRNISAYTGKFETPLAEIDCIGNISLTIFVSMALMSLKLWQLAALALPMIVTLATQVAFIALFMVFAGYYILGRDYDAAVMVTGCCGFGLGAMPNGVSNMQAFTKRWGPSDTAFFVVPGVGSVIIDVVNGLLLTTFMNFLA